The proteins below are encoded in one region of Thermus sp. LT1-2-5:
- a CDS encoding RNA methyltransferase, protein MEHRPDLSHVRIVLVEPQEPMNVGAVARAMRNFGLSRLYVVNPHPRVGPPWAREAYWLAVHAEDVLDRAVVAPTLQEALAGTHFVVATTGRPRELYPAPVAPVWEVPRHVLAVAGEVALVFGRETFGLTNEELDLAHLIGTIPTAPEQPSLNLAQAVVVFAYELFKATLKALEAKEELASVEALEALFADLGQYVLEIGFTDSHRHPYAMRRLRRILHKARLSPGEVQLLRGLLHQSRYAQGKKDG, encoded by the coding sequence ATGGAACATCGCCCTGACCTGAGCCACGTGCGCATCGTCTTGGTGGAGCCGCAAGAGCCCATGAACGTGGGGGCCGTGGCCCGGGCCATGCGCAACTTCGGCCTATCCCGGCTTTACGTGGTCAACCCTCACCCCCGGGTGGGGCCGCCTTGGGCCCGGGAGGCCTACTGGCTGGCGGTGCATGCGGAGGACGTCTTAGACCGGGCGGTGGTGGCCCCCACCCTCCAGGAGGCCTTGGCGGGGACCCACTTCGTGGTGGCCACCACGGGCCGCCCCCGGGAGCTTTACCCTGCCCCCGTGGCCCCGGTTTGGGAGGTGCCGCGCCACGTCCTGGCCGTGGCGGGGGAGGTGGCCTTGGTCTTCGGCCGGGAAACCTTTGGCCTCACCAACGAGGAGCTGGACCTAGCCCACCTTATCGGCACCATCCCCACCGCTCCCGAGCAGCCCTCCTTGAACCTGGCCCAGGCGGTGGTGGTCTTCGCCTACGAGCTTTTCAAGGCCACCCTAAAGGCGCTCGAGGCCAAGGAGGAGCTGGCCTCGGTGGAGGCCCTGGAGGCCCTTTTCGCCGATTTGGGGCAGTACGTGTTGGAGATCGGCTTCACCGATTCCCACCGCCATCCCTACGCCATGCGCCGCCTGCGCCGCATCCTGCACAAGGCGAGGCTTTCCCCGGGAGAGGTGCAGCTCCTCAGGGGGCTCCTCCACCAAAGCCGCTACGCGCAAGGGAAGAAGGATGGCTAG
- a CDS encoding sensor histidine kinase has product MASQSLYRLVRLAQRLLPPLIALVVVAFEVALLPYRHVDALLWLRLGFYGLVGPLVTYAVLEWIAQEVLEKVRAERALEEANRRLLAAGRVFREALESENLEEAVHRVALALRETLGYPVALEAEGVRAGEECGGVRVELPGLKGYLEACPPAPERAFLEVLAHEVGGALQSVVARSRDLLTLFEVDQALKAEANLDRLLDNLLERIRDWAGAEGGGVLLLDEEGFLVPRVVRNLSLPTHPFLPEGPWKGALEGPVFVAPKTLALPLKARGTVGVLVLKGEDLSRRIAFLSFLASQVALAVRNAQAYLRAEELAINEERTRIAREIHDGLAQSLAFMALKLDLAERLWDKDREAALKALGEVRETLRSQIREVRRSIFALRPIDLERYGFLESVRRYAQAFAEQAGFRVHLSLPEAVGLSQASELVLFRVLQEALTNAAKHAKPTRVEVVLEPLGERGARLLVRDNGQGFQSPEAQGLGGFGLTQMRERVEARGGRFWVASTPGKGTEVGAEVPY; this is encoded by the coding sequence ATGGCTAGCCAAAGCCTTTACCGCCTGGTCCGCTTGGCGCAGCGCCTCTTGCCGCCCCTCATCGCCTTGGTGGTGGTGGCCTTTGAGGTGGCCCTGCTTCCCTACCGCCATGTGGACGCCTTGCTCTGGCTTCGCCTCGGGTTTTACGGCCTGGTGGGGCCCTTGGTCACCTACGCCGTTTTGGAGTGGATCGCCCAGGAGGTCTTGGAGAAGGTTCGGGCGGAGCGGGCCTTGGAGGAGGCCAACCGGAGGCTTTTGGCGGCGGGGCGGGTTTTCCGGGAGGCCTTGGAGAGCGAGAACCTGGAGGAGGCGGTGCACCGCGTGGCCTTGGCCCTGCGGGAAACCCTGGGCTACCCCGTGGCCCTCGAGGCGGAGGGGGTCCGGGCAGGGGAGGAGTGCGGGGGGGTCAGGGTGGAACTCCCCGGCCTAAAGGGGTACCTGGAGGCCTGCCCTCCTGCCCCAGAGCGGGCCTTTCTGGAGGTGCTCGCCCACGAGGTGGGGGGAGCCTTGCAGTCGGTGGTGGCGAGAAGCCGCGACCTCCTCACCCTCTTTGAGGTGGACCAGGCCCTAAAGGCCGAGGCCAACCTGGACCGCCTTCTGGATAACTTACTGGAGCGCATTCGGGACTGGGCGGGGGCGGAAGGGGGCGGGGTGCTCCTTTTGGACGAGGAGGGGTTTTTGGTGCCCCGGGTGGTGCGGAACCTATCCCTCCCCACCCACCCTTTCCTTCCCGAAGGGCCCTGGAAGGGGGCCTTGGAGGGCCCCGTTTTCGTGGCCCCCAAGACCCTGGCCCTGCCTCTGAAGGCCCGGGGGACGGTGGGGGTCTTGGTCCTGAAAGGGGAAGACCTTTCCCGGCGCATTGCCTTCCTCTCCTTCCTGGCCTCCCAGGTGGCCTTGGCAGTGCGCAACGCCCAGGCCTACCTGAGGGCGGAGGAGCTCGCCATCAACGAGGAGCGCACCCGCATCGCCCGGGAGATCCATGACGGGCTGGCGCAAAGCCTCGCCTTCATGGCCTTGAAGCTGGACCTGGCGGAGAGGCTTTGGGACAAGGACCGGGAGGCGGCGCTGAAGGCGTTGGGCGAGGTGCGGGAAACCCTAAGGAGCCAGATCCGGGAGGTGCGCCGGAGCATCTTCGCCCTGAGGCCCATCGACTTGGAGCGCTACGGGTTCCTGGAGTCGGTGCGGCGCTACGCCCAGGCCTTCGCCGAGCAGGCGGGGTTTAGGGTCCACCTCTCCTTGCCCGAGGCGGTGGGGCTTTCCCAGGCGAGCGAGCTGGTCCTCTTCCGCGTCCTGCAAGAAGCCCTCACCAACGCCGCCAAGCACGCTAAACCCACCCGGGTGGAGGTGGTCTTGGAGCCCTTGGGGGAAAGGGGGGCGAGGCTTCTGGTGCGGGACAACGGCCAAGGTTTCCAAAGCCCCGAGGCCCAGGGCCTGGGCGGCTTCGGCCTGACCCAGATGCGGGAGCGGGTGGAGGCGCGGGGAGGGCGTTTTTGGGTGGCTTCCACCCCGGGGAAGGGCACGGAGGTGGGGGCGGAGGTGCCCTATTAG
- a CDS encoding low molecular weight protein-tyrosine-phosphatase, translated as MERPIRVLFVCLGNICRSPLAEGALRKLLKERGLEAHFEVDSAGTGAWHAGEPMDPRARRVLEEEGAYFPHVARAMTREDALYYDHILVMDRKNLEEVLRRFPEARGKARLLLDYLGGGEVKDPYYGDYQDCLEAYWTVEAACKAFLEAHGPKDLPPEGGA; from the coding sequence ATGGAGCGCCCCATACGCGTGCTCTTTGTGTGTTTGGGCAACATCTGCCGCAGCCCCTTGGCGGAAGGGGCATTGCGCAAGCTCCTCAAGGAGCGGGGCCTCGAGGCCCACTTTGAGGTGGACTCCGCCGGCACCGGGGCCTGGCACGCCGGGGAGCCCATGGACCCCAGGGCTCGGAGGGTTTTGGAGGAGGAGGGGGCCTACTTCCCCCACGTGGCCCGGGCCATGACCCGGGAGGATGCCCTTTACTACGACCATATCCTGGTCATGGACCGGAAGAACCTGGAGGAGGTCCTGAGGCGCTTTCCCGAGGCCCGGGGCAAGGCGCGGCTTCTTTTGGACTACCTGGGCGGGGGCGAGGTGAAGGACCCCTACTACGGCGACTACCAGGACTGCCTCGAGGCCTACTGGACGGTGGAGGCGGCCTGCAAGGCCTTCCTAGAAGCCCATGGACCCAAGGACCTTCCTCCAGAGGGCGGGGCTTGA
- a CDS encoding fructosamine kinase family protein → MDPRTFLQRAGLEAEGPILPLHGGDMARVYRVGPYVVKLAENPPPGLFPAEAQGLAELGGRGVRVPRVFHVAEAGLVLEYLPPGPEDWEALAAMLARLHRQPEEAYWAEPGFLGTFPLPGRRGGDWTEFFFLRCVEPLLRATWGRLEGLGPKVEALFQKPLPREGPVPLHGDLWRGNVHFAQGGPALLDPSFFVGERGVDLAMMRLFGGFPPAFWRAYQALYPVPEEVERALPRYQVYYLLAHVHFFGPGYLGALWKAISAS, encoded by the coding sequence ATGGACCCAAGGACCTTCCTCCAGAGGGCGGGGCTTGAGGCGGAGGGCCCCATCCTTCCCCTCCACGGGGGGGATATGGCCCGGGTCTATCGGGTGGGGCCTTACGTGGTGAAGCTGGCGGAAAACCCTCCACCGGGCCTCTTCCCCGCAGAGGCGCAGGGCCTTGCCGAGCTGGGGGGAAGGGGGGTAAGGGTTCCCCGGGTGTTCCACGTGGCCGAGGCGGGGCTGGTGCTGGAGTACCTGCCGCCAGGCCCGGAGGACTGGGAGGCCCTTGCCGCCATGCTGGCCCGCCTCCACCGGCAACCAGAGGAGGCCTATTGGGCCGAGCCCGGCTTCCTCGGCACCTTTCCCCTGCCGGGCAGGCGGGGAGGGGACTGGACGGAGTTCTTTTTCCTCCGGTGCGTGGAGCCCTTGCTCCGGGCCACTTGGGGCCGTCTGGAGGGGCTTGGGCCCAAGGTGGAGGCGCTTTTTCAGAAGCCCTTGCCCAGGGAAGGCCCGGTTCCCCTCCATGGGGACCTGTGGCGCGGGAACGTCCACTTCGCCCAAGGGGGGCCGGCCCTTTTGGACCCCTCCTTCTTCGTGGGGGAAAGAGGGGTGGATCTGGCCATGATGCGGCTTTTTGGGGGGTTTCCCCCGGCCTTCTGGCGGGCCTACCAGGCCCTGTATCCTGTGCCCGAGGAGGTGGAGCGGGCCCTTCCCCGCTACCAGGTCTACTACCTCCTCGCCCACGTGCACTTCTTCGGCCCGGGCTACTTGGGGGCGCTATGGAAGGCGATTTCCGCCTCTTAG
- a CDS encoding DUF4388 domain-containing protein — protein sequence MEGDFRLLGPIDLLQLLAQGGKTGLFLVEGPGGVGEVYLERGRPVHAAFRGQVGREAFLEILALKEGRFRFHLGTKAPLTTLLGPLEAYLLEAIRALDERVEVGPFDLVRPSARGEAVGATLDPVELALLQDLGRGKSPLDLVGRWPLEEVLKRLGHLARLRLVEVAPRVPRTAKLRVALGKRGAQVEALLLKAWRAHYGPFAQVRVKGAKEVLLTVEGAEGLGVELRLSPELLLFHGLKAGEEVLVWPEV from the coding sequence ATGGAAGGCGATTTCCGCCTCTTAGGTCCCATCGACCTCCTGCAACTTTTGGCCCAGGGGGGTAAGACGGGCCTTTTCCTGGTGGAAGGGCCGGGCGGGGTGGGGGAGGTTTACCTGGAAAGGGGCCGCCCCGTCCACGCCGCCTTCCGGGGCCAGGTGGGCCGGGAGGCCTTCTTGGAGATCCTGGCCCTGAAGGAGGGGCGTTTCCGCTTTCACTTGGGCACGAAAGCCCCCCTCACCACCCTCTTGGGGCCCCTGGAGGCGTACCTCCTCGAGGCCATCCGCGCCCTGGACGAACGGGTGGAGGTGGGGCCCTTTGACCTGGTGCGCCCCTCGGCCCGGGGGGAGGCGGTGGGGGCCACCCTGGACCCCGTGGAGCTTGCCCTGCTCCAGGACCTGGGCCGGGGGAAAAGCCCCCTGGACCTGGTGGGCAGGTGGCCCTTGGAGGAGGTGCTGAAGCGCTTGGGGCACCTGGCCCGGCTCAGGCTGGTGGAGGTGGCCCCCCGGGTGCCCCGCACCGCCAAATTGCGGGTGGCCCTGGGCAAGCGGGGGGCCCAGGTGGAGGCCCTACTCCTCAAGGCCTGGCGGGCCCACTATGGCCCTTTTGCCCAGGTGCGGGTCAAGGGGGCTAAGGAGGTGCTCCTGACCGTGGAGGGGGCGGAAGGGCTTGGGGTGGAGCTTAGGCTGTCCCCCGAGCTCCTCCTCTTCCACGGCCTCAAGGCGGGGGAGGAAGTCCTGGTGTGGCCCGAGGTATAG
- a CDS encoding pseudouridine-5'-phosphate glycosidase, whose product MREALVALESALLTHGLPYPLNREVALELEEAVREEGAVPKTIALVKGEVRVGLEREEMELLAKGGAEKASLWNLAALLAQGKSAGTTVAATVHLAHRHGIGVFATGGIGGVHPEPHDESADLVALARTPILVVSAGPKAILDLRATLERLETLGVSVVGYRTDRLPAFFSPASPYPVPARVETPLEAAQVYRKAQELGLGAVLLVNPVSQGIPYEKVAAWVEEASHQAAREGVFGKALTPYLLRRLSELSQGETDRVNRRLLVENARLAAKVARALAALE is encoded by the coding sequence ATGCGGGAAGCCCTGGTGGCCTTGGAATCCGCCCTCCTTACCCACGGCTTGCCCTACCCCTTGAACCGGGAGGTGGCCTTGGAGTTGGAGGAGGCGGTGCGGGAGGAAGGGGCGGTGCCCAAGACCATCGCCTTGGTGAAGGGCGAGGTGCGGGTGGGCCTGGAGCGGGAGGAGATGGAGCTTCTGGCCAAGGGAGGGGCGGAGAAGGCGAGCCTTTGGAACCTGGCGGCCCTCTTGGCCCAAGGGAAAAGCGCCGGCACCACGGTGGCGGCCACGGTGCACCTGGCCCACCGCCACGGGATCGGGGTCTTCGCCACCGGGGGCATCGGCGGGGTTCACCCGGAGCCCCACGACGAGAGCGCCGACCTGGTGGCCTTGGCCCGCACCCCTATCCTGGTGGTGTCCGCCGGGCCCAAGGCCATCCTGGACCTCCGGGCCACCTTGGAAAGGCTGGAGACCCTGGGGGTGAGCGTGGTGGGGTACCGCACGGACCGGCTACCCGCCTTCTTTTCCCCCGCCTCCCCCTACCCCGTGCCCGCCCGGGTGGAAACCCCTTTGGAGGCGGCGCAGGTGTACCGGAAGGCCCAAGAACTGGGTCTAGGGGCGGTGCTTCTGGTGAACCCGGTTTCCCAGGGCATCCCCTACGAGAAGGTGGCGGCGTGGGTGGAGGAGGCGAGCCACCAGGCGGCGCGGGAAGGGGTTTTCGGCAAGGCCCTCACCCCCTACCTTCTCAGGCGGCTTTCCGAGCTTTCCCAAGGGGAGACGGACCGGGTGAACCGGAGGCTCCTCGTGGAAAACGCCCGCCTGGCGGCCAAAGTGGCCCGGGCCTTGGCGGCGCTAGAATAG
- a CDS encoding RodZ domain-containing protein, with translation MCELGERLRRAREERGLSLKEAAERLSLKARVLEALEACRFEDLPEPALARGYLRRYALLLGLDPEPLLALYPASSPKTPPPPPRERPRRPWGLWVALFLALFLGYGAYLLLRPEPERVVVLPEAPPPPAPARYTLRVVSEPPGARVYLDGFYLGQTPLATPPLEGGRRVLKVELPGYTPWEGEILLDKDLSLSLRLTPAEKPAPKEAAPPPGTGQLVLRLEGRSWLRVTQGEKRLYEGIPEVGSELRFDLPVEVRAGNPGGVRVFLDGKDLGLLGEPGKPLTRSFP, from the coding sequence GTGTGCGAGCTGGGAGAGAGGCTTAGGCGGGCGCGGGAGGAACGGGGCCTAAGCCTTAAGGAGGCGGCGGAGCGGCTATCCTTGAAGGCGCGGGTCCTGGAGGCCCTCGAGGCCTGCCGCTTCGAGGACCTGCCCGAGCCCGCTTTGGCCCGGGGCTACCTGAGGCGCTACGCCCTCCTCTTGGGCCTAGACCCTGAGCCCCTCCTGGCCCTTTACCCCGCGTCCTCTCCCAAGACCCCTCCGCCCCCGCCCAGGGAGCGGCCCAGGCGGCCTTGGGGGCTTTGGGTGGCGCTCTTCCTCGCCCTTTTCCTGGGCTATGGGGCCTACCTGCTCCTCCGGCCCGAGCCCGAGCGGGTGGTGGTCCTCCCCGAGGCGCCGCCCCCGCCCGCTCCCGCCCGTTACACCCTCCGGGTGGTGAGCGAGCCCCCAGGGGCCCGGGTGTACCTGGATGGGTTCTACCTGGGCCAGACCCCCTTGGCCACCCCCCCGTTGGAAGGGGGAAGGCGGGTGCTCAAGGTGGAGCTTCCGGGCTATACCCCTTGGGAAGGGGAAATCCTTTTGGACAAGGACCTTTCCCTGAGCCTCCGGCTCACCCCCGCCGAGAAGCCCGCTCCCAAGGAGGCCGCCCCCCCGCCAGGGACAGGCCAGCTGGTCCTGAGGCTAGAGGGGCGGAGCTGGCTTCGGGTGACCCAAGGGGAGAAGCGGCTTTACGAGGGCATTCCCGAGGTGGGAAGCGAGCTTCGCTTTGACCTTCCCGTGGAGGTGCGGGCCGGGAACCCGGGTGGGGTGCGGGTCTTCCTGGATGGAAAGGACCTGGGGCTTCTGGGCGAGCCTGGCAAGCCCCTCACCCGGAGCTTCCCCTAG
- the rimO gene encoding 30S ribosomal protein S12 methylthiotransferase RimO yields the protein MAKIGFVSLGCPKALVDSEQILSRLKALGYETSPTYEEAEVVIVNTCGFITPAVEESLEAIGEALRENGRVIVTGCLGARPEVIQQRHPEVLEVTGPGEVERVLKAVERVLPAPRDPFLDLVPPQVKLTPKHYAYLKLSEGCDHRCSFCIIPKLRGRLRSRDAAEVLAEAARLVATGTQELLLIAQDLSAYGVDLGHRESFWGERLVKAELKDLLTHMAELGAWVRLHYVYPYPHVKDLLPLMAEGKVLPYLDVPLQHASERILRRMRRPGGYQSHLKTLKAWREVVPELALRSTFIVGFPGETEEDFQILLDFLEEAELDRVGVFPYSPVEGAEANALDGHVPEEVKEERKARLMELQAKVSRRKNERLVGRTLEVLVDELPEPGLALGRTYRDSPGIDGVIYVETDGTVRVGERIRARVTRADTYDLYGVQV from the coding sequence ATGGCGAAGATCGGCTTCGTGAGCCTGGGTTGCCCCAAGGCCTTGGTGGATTCAGAGCAGATCCTTTCCCGGCTCAAAGCCTTAGGCTACGAGACGAGCCCCACCTACGAAGAGGCGGAGGTGGTGATCGTCAACACCTGCGGCTTCATCACCCCGGCGGTGGAGGAGAGCCTCGAGGCCATCGGGGAGGCCCTCCGGGAAAACGGCCGGGTCATCGTGACGGGTTGCCTGGGGGCAAGGCCCGAGGTGATCCAACAGCGCCACCCGGAGGTCCTGGAGGTCACGGGGCCGGGGGAGGTGGAGCGGGTGCTAAAGGCGGTGGAGCGGGTCCTGCCCGCTCCCCGGGACCCCTTTTTGGACCTGGTGCCACCCCAGGTGAAGCTCACCCCCAAGCACTACGCCTACCTGAAGCTTTCCGAGGGGTGCGACCACCGCTGTAGCTTCTGCATCATCCCCAAGCTCCGGGGGCGGCTTCGCTCCCGGGACGCCGCCGAGGTCTTGGCCGAGGCGGCCCGCCTGGTGGCCACGGGGACCCAGGAGCTCCTTCTCATCGCCCAGGACCTCTCCGCCTACGGGGTGGACCTGGGCCACCGGGAGAGCTTCTGGGGGGAGCGCCTGGTGAAGGCCGAGCTCAAGGACCTCCTCACCCACATGGCCGAGCTTGGGGCCTGGGTCCGCCTCCACTACGTCTACCCTTACCCCCACGTGAAAGACCTCCTCCCCCTCATGGCCGAGGGCAAGGTCCTCCCCTACCTGGACGTGCCCTTGCAACACGCTTCCGAGCGCATCCTACGGCGCATGCGCCGCCCTGGAGGGTACCAAAGCCACCTCAAGACCCTAAAGGCCTGGCGGGAGGTGGTGCCGGAGCTGGCCCTTCGCTCCACCTTCATCGTGGGCTTCCCCGGGGAGACGGAGGAGGACTTCCAGATCCTCTTGGACTTCCTGGAGGAGGCGGAGCTGGACCGGGTGGGGGTCTTCCCCTACTCCCCGGTGGAGGGGGCGGAGGCCAACGCCCTGGACGGCCACGTGCCCGAGGAGGTAAAGGAGGAGAGGAAGGCGCGGCTCATGGAGCTCCAGGCCAAGGTGAGCCGGCGGAAAAACGAGCGCCTGGTGGGGAGGACGCTGGAGGTCTTGGTGGACGAGCTCCCCGAGCCGGGCCTCGCCCTGGGCCGCACCTACCGCGACTCCCCCGGCATTGACGGGGTGATCTACGTGGAAACGGACGGCACCGTGCGGGTGGGGGAGAGGATCCGGGCCCGGGTGACCCGGGCCGACACCTACGATCTTTACGGGGTCCAGGTTTAG
- the trkA gene encoding Trk system potassium transporter TrkA — MYIVIAGGGEVGGELARTLEKAHEVVVIDRNPQAKERLAHLDVKVVVGGATDPDTLREAGVDQADLFIASTDSDEVNLLASLLAKGLGAKQTLCFVGKGGYVEVLADPRTAEILGTRIDKVLWPQRAMAREIVEVILVPGAVDTEFLAGGRLRFVEYRVKEGGPYAHRLLAEEVWPEGVLVVGVVRDGTFLSFAHPEFPELVLEPRDKLLFVTTLRAFPELEACFATRRGVRRVMILGGGNVGFMVAQELVRRRLEVVIIEPNRERCEWLSQELPGALVIQGDGTDLELLEAEGMQEADAVVAVTDNDEKNLLASLLAKQLGVGKVITRVSRSETRRLFEQVGIDLPLTPRQAAVRAVLDFLGPENVEHVSTMDENIELLEVELPEDFQPRALRVLAGPQVAPVALERDHRVMLYREDLLALPGDRLFLVAAREVADEAVARIAH, encoded by the coding sequence ATGTACATCGTCATCGCCGGGGGTGGGGAGGTGGGCGGGGAGCTCGCCCGCACCCTGGAAAAGGCCCACGAGGTGGTGGTCATCGACCGCAATCCCCAGGCCAAGGAGCGCCTGGCCCACCTGGACGTGAAGGTGGTGGTGGGCGGGGCCACGGACCCCGACACCCTGCGGGAGGCGGGGGTGGACCAGGCCGACCTCTTCATCGCCAGCACGGACTCCGACGAGGTGAACCTCCTGGCCTCCCTCCTGGCCAAGGGCCTTGGGGCCAAGCAAACCCTTTGCTTTGTGGGCAAGGGGGGGTACGTGGAGGTGCTGGCCGACCCCCGCACGGCAGAGATCCTGGGCACCCGCATCGACAAGGTGCTCTGGCCCCAGCGGGCCATGGCCCGGGAGATCGTGGAGGTGATCCTGGTCCCTGGGGCGGTGGACACGGAGTTCTTGGCGGGGGGAAGGCTTCGCTTCGTGGAGTACCGGGTGAAGGAAGGGGGGCCCTACGCCCACCGCCTTCTGGCCGAGGAGGTTTGGCCCGAAGGGGTGTTGGTGGTGGGGGTGGTGCGGGACGGGACGTTTTTGAGCTTTGCCCACCCCGAGTTTCCCGAGCTGGTGCTGGAGCCTAGGGACAAACTCCTCTTTGTGACCACCTTGAGGGCCTTTCCCGAGCTCGAGGCCTGTTTCGCCACGCGTCGGGGAGTGAGGCGGGTCATGATCCTGGGCGGGGGGAATGTGGGCTTTATGGTGGCCCAGGAACTCGTGCGCCGCAGGCTGGAGGTGGTCATCATCGAACCCAACCGCGAGCGTTGCGAGTGGCTTTCCCAGGAGCTCCCCGGGGCCTTGGTCATCCAGGGGGACGGCACGGACCTGGAGCTTTTGGAGGCGGAAGGGATGCAGGAGGCCGACGCCGTGGTGGCGGTGACGGACAACGACGAGAAGAACCTCTTGGCTTCCCTTCTCGCCAAGCAGCTTGGGGTGGGCAAGGTCATCACCCGGGTTTCCCGTTCGGAAACCCGCAGGCTTTTTGAGCAGGTGGGGATTGACCTCCCCCTCACCCCCCGCCAGGCGGCGGTGCGGGCGGTGTTGGACTTCTTGGGGCCGGAGAACGTGGAGCACGTTTCCACCATGGACGAAAACATAGAGCTATTGGAGGTGGAGCTGCCCGAGGACTTTCAGCCCAGGGCCTTGCGGGTCCTGGCCGGGCCTCAGGTGGCCCCCGTGGCCTTGGAGCGGGACCATCGGGTCATGCTGTACCGGGAGGACTTGTTGGCCCTCCCCGGGGATCGGCTCTTCTTGGTGGCGGCCCGGGAGGTGGCGGATGAGGCCGTGGCCCGCATCGCCCACTAG
- a CDS encoding TrkH family potassium uptake protein, which produces MRPWPASPTRPGFRSSLYLLGLTYQGVGALLFLFALLALLLEEDARGFAVGALLGVGLGKALQALGHPQAQPRRAEVFASVALLWILVPALGAVPYWISGGMSYLDALFESVSGFTTTGATVLADFDRFGQSLFLWRSLTQWMGGIGIVVLFLVIFPQLQVAGRQAFFAESTGVEKERLTPRLRHTAVAVLKVYVLLTFLALVAYGAAGMPLYEALANALTTIPAGGFSPNPQSFATYTPLAQWAGVVFMFLAGVNFLLQYRLLFGREVKPLWRDAEFRAYLGIVLFFGTLLALYLYTHHLYGLEASLRHAFFQVVSILTTTGFASVDFAQWVVPAQALLVFLMFFGGSAGSGAGGIKVVRWLLLFGLLRREVTRTLHPQAVLPLRLGMRVVPEEALRQVAVFVFLYTVLFGLGALLLALLEKDFVVAFTASAQAIGNIGPGLGPVGPMGSYAALSPWSKLVLIFQMWAGRIEILPVVLLFSPELWRRLR; this is translated from the coding sequence ATGAGGCCGTGGCCCGCATCGCCCACTAGGCCGGGGTTCCGCTCCAGCCTTTACCTCCTCGGTCTCACCTACCAGGGGGTAGGGGCGCTCCTCTTCCTCTTTGCCCTTTTGGCTCTCCTCTTAGAGGAGGACGCCCGGGGCTTCGCCGTGGGGGCCCTCCTCGGCGTGGGTCTGGGCAAGGCCCTCCAGGCCCTGGGCCACCCCCAGGCCCAGCCCCGGAGGGCCGAGGTCTTCGCCAGCGTGGCCCTTCTTTGGATCCTGGTGCCCGCCTTGGGGGCGGTGCCCTACTGGATTTCCGGGGGCATGAGCTACCTAGATGCTCTCTTTGAGTCGGTTTCCGGCTTCACTACCACCGGGGCCACGGTCTTGGCCGACTTTGACCGCTTTGGTCAAAGCCTCTTCCTGTGGCGAAGCCTTACCCAGTGGATGGGGGGCATCGGGATCGTGGTGCTCTTCTTGGTCATCTTTCCCCAGCTCCAGGTGGCGGGGCGTCAGGCCTTTTTCGCCGAGAGCACGGGGGTGGAGAAGGAGCGCCTCACCCCAAGGCTCCGCCACACCGCCGTGGCGGTGCTCAAGGTCTACGTTCTCCTTACCTTTCTGGCCCTCGTGGCTTACGGGGCGGCGGGTATGCCCCTTTACGAGGCCCTGGCCAACGCCCTCACCACCATCCCGGCCGGGGGGTTTAGCCCGAACCCGCAAAGCTTCGCCACCTATACGCCCCTGGCCCAGTGGGCGGGGGTGGTCTTTATGTTCTTGGCGGGGGTGAACTTCCTCCTCCAGTACCGTCTCCTGTTCGGCCGGGAGGTGAAGCCCCTTTGGCGCGACGCCGAGTTCCGGGCGTATTTGGGCATCGTCCTTTTTTTTGGGACGCTTCTTGCCCTTTACCTCTACACCCATCACCTGTACGGGCTGGAGGCGAGCCTCCGCCACGCCTTCTTCCAGGTGGTTTCCATCCTCACCACCACCGGCTTCGCCAGCGTGGACTTCGCCCAATGGGTGGTTCCAGCCCAGGCCCTTTTGGTCTTTCTGATGTTCTTCGGCGGAAGCGCCGGCTCGGGGGCGGGGGGCATCAAGGTGGTGCGCTGGCTCCTCCTGTTTGGGCTTTTGCGCCGGGAGGTTACCCGCACCCTGCACCCCCAGGCGGTCCTCCCCTTGCGCTTGGGGATGCGGGTGGTGCCGGAGGAGGCGCTGCGGCAGGTTGCTGTTTTCGTCTTCCTGTACACCGTGCTCTTTGGCCTCGGGGCTTTGCTCTTAGCCTTGTTGGAAAAGGATTTCGTGGTGGCCTTCACCGCCAGCGCCCAGGCCATCGGCAACATCGGGCCGGGTCTTGGCCCGGTGGGGCCCATGGGTTCGTACGCCGCCCTTTCCCCTTGGTCTAAGCTTGTCTTGATCTTTCAAATGTGGGCCGGGCGCATCGAGATTTTGCCCGTGGTCCTCCTCTTTAGCCCGGAGCTTTGGCGCAGACTGCGCTAG